From a region of the Pukyongiella litopenaei genome:
- a CDS encoding dipeptidase, which yields MRKFGKWLGRILLLALIAGAVVFFIVLPPYVEDTSNTVIEHDPWPVSDQAAALHETLIVGDWHADPLLWSRDLSKRGTRGQVDVPRLIEGNVAVQVFTAVTKSPAGQNYDSNTSDAFDNITLLAVSQRWPLRSWTSLRERAIYQAEKLHEVEARSDGQLKIIRDRADLDAVLAARAEGKAITGGILGIEGAHPLEGDIANLDPIFDAGHRVFGLQHFFDNELGGSLHGIGDKGLTDFGREVVAELASRPVVIDLAHSSPQVAREVLEMTDIPLIVSHSGLHGHCPVKRNYPDDLMRQIAATGGVIGMGYWADVVCDIPTPANVALMIVAAIEAVGEDHVSLGSDYDGSVETAFDTSELAALTQALMDAGLTEAQIRKVMGENMIRVLRERLG from the coding sequence ATGCGAAAATTCGGAAAATGGCTGGGACGGATCCTGCTGCTGGCCCTGATCGCGGGCGCGGTGGTGTTTTTCATCGTGTTGCCGCCTTATGTCGAGGATACCTCCAACACCGTGATCGAACATGATCCCTGGCCGGTTTCGGACCAGGCCGCCGCGCTGCACGAAACGCTGATCGTCGGCGACTGGCATGCCGACCCGCTGCTGTGGAGCCGCGATCTGTCAAAGCGCGGCACGCGCGGCCAGGTCGACGTGCCCCGGCTGATCGAGGGCAATGTCGCGGTCCAGGTCTTTACCGCCGTCACCAAGTCTCCCGCCGGGCAGAACTATGACAGCAACACCTCGGATGCCTTTGACAACATTACGCTTCTCGCCGTCTCTCAGCGCTGGCCATTGCGCAGCTGGACCAGCCTGCGCGAACGCGCGATCTATCAGGCGGAAAAGCTGCACGAGGTCGAGGCCCGGTCTGACGGACAGCTGAAGATCATCCGCGACCGCGCCGATCTGGACGCGGTGCTGGCCGCCCGGGCCGAGGGCAAGGCGATCACCGGCGGCATACTCGGTATCGAGGGCGCGCATCCGCTCGAGGGCGACATCGCCAATCTCGACCCGATCTTCGATGCCGGGCATCGCGTGTTCGGGCTTCAGCATTTCTTTGACAACGAACTGGGCGGGTCGCTGCACGGGATCGGCGACAAGGGCCTGACCGATTTCGGCCGCGAGGTGGTGGCGGAACTGGCCAGCCGGCCGGTGGTGATCGACCTGGCGCATTCCAGCCCGCAGGTGGCGCGCGAGGTCCTCGAGATGACCGACATTCCGCTGATCGTCAGCCATTCCGGCCTGCATGGCCACTGCCCTGTCAAACGCAACTATCCCGACGATCTGATGCGGCAGATCGCGGCCACCGGCGGCGTGATCGGCATGGGATACTGGGCCGACGTGGTCTGCGACATCCCCACGCCCGCCAACGTGGCCCTCATGATCGTCGCGGCCATCGAAGCGGTGGGCGAAGACCATGTATCGCTCGGCTCGGATTACGACGGCTCGGTCGAAACCGCGTTCGACACCTCCGAACTGGCGGCGCTGACGCAGGCGCTGATGGATGCGGGGCTGACCGAGGCACAGATCCGCAAGGTCATGGGCGAGAACATGATCCGCGTCCTGCGCGAGCGGCTGGGCTGA